In the Malaya genurostris strain Urasoe2022 chromosome 1, Malgen_1.1, whole genome shotgun sequence genome, one interval contains:
- the LOC131425815 gene encoding protein toll-like, whose product METVQVALLLVAALLTHNLVNSFPQHYDYVIGADYVGGGATGSNTSGASSGGSRGSNGKEERFTCPEPTPTSDCSCMYASTDYEIQCPVINPEITVKIKPGMYAQIQCYEKHEFSEMPTLNVGNTTQVKIIHCPLPPRKSIRQFVSFLGVKHVKDFWYQNYGKDLGVRLVRQHFEGMQDLEKLFLSSGIEDIQPDLFADLPNLRWLILRSNHVKLLHNVFDNLTNLVILELGANQITELEPGLFKNQRKLRHLNLWRNQLRNITRESFRGAETLQELDLSVNAIESLNPDVFTLLPDLTVLNLGFNRFPALPENLLSDNRNLKEFKFINNQGPLQTLPENFLSNLPQLKTVILNRCSFTHLPASLFRGSSDITHMDLSYNQLSSVPKQLLRDQLRLQDLNLAYNELEMIPDGLFENTKELLTLQLSNNRLYNLSALIFSSLEKLTVLNIDNNHLHVIDKLTFSGTIALEKLYMQNNRLSFNELSFVMQELDITDSDGTPFQYLNNLRVLNLRNNSITTIFRDWNYNTLKLRELDLSYNNISTLSYLSLQFVSEDIRVNLSHNRITEIDLKDMEPLITSQRQQSEDGKIRVDVNNNPLNCNCVIFTFVQYLLNELDRAVYQRIQFSADNLSCMEPEEHKGTQVMQLQTKDLLCQLDQPGTEIKRCPAKCSCFVRPVDRGVIVNCTRQGLVEVPPLPQPAMFGFNFLELHIEENNITKLPTESLAGYARVAELYATGNGITVLEPENLPTSLRILDLTKNKLTMLNHSVVEALNNSKQLASLQLSDNRWRCDCASSQFLNFVQQNHKKVVDIGQVTCEDGRTFDSITVSILCNENTTTIIAVSIILSIVGLLIGLFTVLYFAYQTEIKVYMFTHNIFMWLVSEEDLDKDKLYDAFISYSHKDEEFITEHLVPTLEKEPMNFKTCWHVRDWMPGELIPTQITKSVDDSRRTIVVLSANFLESGWGRMEFRTAHLNSMAEKRVRVIVILYGDIGDIEELDSEVKAYLKMNTYVKWGDPWFWDKLRYAMPHPPAVRGLKNKGLVKNHIKSSVDDKLELIKPVPVTPPPLTTPPAEMNGQITPPFTISNGKVMNGNGYHANGHIMNGHITNGHVNGAFMINSNAKQSDV is encoded by the exons ATGGAAACCGTACAAGTGGCACTACTTCTGGTAGCAGCGTTACTTACGCACAATTTGGTAAACTCATTTCCGCAGCATTACGATTACGTGATAGGAGCGGACTACGTTGGCGGAGGAGCTACCGGATCGAACACGAGTGGAGCATCGTCAGGCGGCAGTCGAGGCAGTAATGGTAAAGAGGAACGCTTCACTTGCCCGGAGCCAACCCCGACCAGTGATTGCAGTTGCATGTATGCCAGCACCGATTACGAGATTCAATGTCCCGTGATTAATCCGGAAATTACGGTGAAAATCAAACCGGGAATGTACGCCCAGATACAGTGCTACGAGAAACATGAGTTCAGTGAGATGCCCACGTTGAATGTCGGTAATACTACCCAGGTGAAGATTATACACTGCCCGCTGCCACCCCGCAAATCCATCCGGCAGTTCGTCAGTTTTCTTGGTGTGAAACACGTGAAGGATTTTTGGTATCAGAACTACGGCAAAGATCTAGGCGTTCGTCTCGTTCGGCAGCACTTTGAAGGTATGCAGGATTTGGAGAAGCTTTTCCTCAGTTCCGGAATCGAAGATATCCAACCGGATCTGTTTGCCGATCTGCCGAATCTCAGATGGTTGATATTACGCAGCAACCATGTTAAACTCTTGCATAATGTATTCGATAATCTCACAAACCTGGTCATACTGGAACTGGGAGCCAACCAGATCACCGAGCTTGAACCAGGCTTGTTCAAGAACCAAAGAAAACTTCGTCACTTGAATCTTTGGCGCAACCAGCTTCGTAACATCACTAGGGAATCATTCCGCGGGGCCGAGACTCTACAAGAGCTGGATCTTTCCGTTAATGCCATCGAATCGCTCAACCCGGACGTGTTCACTTTGCTGCCGGATTTGACCGTGCTAAATCTAGGATTCAATCGGTTTCCAGCTCTACCAGAGAATCTTCTGTCCGACAATCGCAATCTCAAAGAGTTCAAATTCATCAACAATCAAGGCCCTCTGCAAACCTTGCCGGAAAACTTCCTGAGCAATCTGCCCCAACTGAAAACTGTAATACTCAACCGGTGCAGCTTTACACATCTTCCTGCCTCACTATTCCGCGGTTCCAGCGATATCACACATATGGATCTCAGCTACAATCAACTCAGCTCCGTGCCGAAACAGCTTCTCAGGGATCAGCTGCGGCTGCAAGATTTGAACCTAGCCTACAACGAACTAGAGATGATTCCCGATGGGTTGTTCGAAAATACCAAGGAGCTTCTAACACTGCAGCTGTCCAACAATCGGCTGTATAATTTATCAGC tcTTATATTTTCTTCCCTGGAAAAACTTACCGTGCTAAACATCGACAACAATCATCTGCACGTGATCGACAAGCTCACGTTCAGTGGAACCATCGCGCTGGAAAAACTCTACATGCAGAACAATCGGCTATCGTTCAACGAGTTGAGTTTCGTTATGCAGGAACTGGACATCACCGACAGTGACGGTACACCGTTCCAGTACCTGAACAATCTTCGTGTGCTGAATCTGCGCAACAATAGCATCACAACAATCTTCCGCGATTGGAACTACAACACGCTGAAGCTGCGCGAACTAGATCTCAGCTACAACAACATCTCGACATTGTCCTATCTGAGTCTACAGTTCGTATCCGAAGACATCCGGGTTAACCTTTCGCACAATCGCATCACGGAAATCGACCTGAAGGATATGGAACCGCTTATAACGTCGCAACGTCAGCAGAGCGAAGACGGAAAGATCCGGGTAGATGTGAACAACAATCCGCTGAACTGCAACTGTGTCATCTTCACCTTCGTTCAGTACTTACTGAATGAACTGGATAGGGCTGTGTATCAACGTATTCAGTTTTCGGCCGACAACCTAAGCTGCATGGAACCGGAGGAACACAAAGGGACACAAGTTATGCAGTTGCAAACCAAAGATCTCCTCTGTCAACTGGATCAACCCGGCACGGAAATCAAACGTTGCCCGGCCAAATGCAGCTGTTTCGTACGACCGGTGGATCGTGGTGTCATTGTGAACTGTACTCGGCAAGGGTTGGTCGAGGTGCCGCCACTGCCGCAACCAGCCATGTTCGGGTTCAACTTCCTCGAGTTACACATCGAGGAAAACAACATCACCAAACTGCCGACGGAAAGTCTTGCCGGATACGCTAGAGTTGCCGAACTGTACGCTACCGGCAATGGCATCACTGTATTGGAACCGGAGAATCTTCCCACCAGTTTGCGGATATTGGATCTGACCAAAAATAAGTTAACCATGTTGAATCATTCCGTCGTGGAAGCGTTGAACAATAGCAAGCAATTGGCAAGTTTACAGCTTTCGGACAACCGGTGGCGCTGTGATTGTGCTTCGTCACAGTTTCTGAATTTCGTACAACAAAATCACAAAAAGGTTGTAGATATCGGGCAAGTAACCTGTGAAGATGGTCGGACGTTCGATTCGATTACGGTTAGCATTCTCTGCAATGAAAATACCACCACCATCATCGCCGTCAGTATTATTCTGTCGATCGTGGGTCTTCTGATTGGACTGTTCACGGTGCTGTACTTTGCCTATCAAACGGAGATCAAGGTTTATATGTTCACGCATAACATTTTCATGTGGTTGGTATCGGAAGAGGATCTAGACAAGGACAAACTGTACGATGCGTTTATTTCCTACTCCCACAAAGATGAGGAATTCATTACGGAACATCTGGTGCCGACACTGGAGAAGGAACCAATGAATTTCAAGACTTGTTGGCACGTTCGCGATTGGATGCCGGGAGAGTTGATTCCAACACAG ATCACGAAATCCGTAGACGACTCACGCCGAACCATCGTAGTACTTTCAGCAAACTTCCTGGAATCAGGCTGGGGTCGCATGGAATTCCGTACTGCACACCTCAATTCAATGGCCGAAAAGCGTGTGCGAGTGATTGTAATCCTCTACGGTGACATCGGTGATATCGAGGAACTGGACTCGGAAGTAAAGGCATATCTCAAGATGAATACCTACGTGAAATGGGGTGATCCGTGGTTCTGGGATAAACTGCGCTATGCTATGCCACATCCTCCGGCCGTCAGAGGACTCAAGAACAAGGGTTTGGTCAAGAACCATATCAAGAGCTCCGTCGATGACAAACTAGAACTGATCAAACCTGTCCCTGTTACTCCTCCTCCATTGACTACTCCGCCGGCAGAAATGAACGGACAAATAACCCCACCGTTTACCATCTCCAATGGCAAAGTGATGAACGGAAACGGCTACCACGCCAACGGGCACATAATGAATGGGCATATCACCAATGGTCACGTAAACGGTGCCTTCATGATAAACAGCAATGCCAAACAAAGTGACGTGTAG